ACTCCCCCCGAGTTGACGGAATACATTCGCTAATGGTCTATCTTGTAACGCTACCATGCAGTTTTTCCCTAACAGCGAGCTTAGAACACCAATTAGAAGGATTCAGAAATAGCCATTAAGCATTTTCTAAATTGTTCACTTGTGAACATAATCACACTAAATTGTTCGCGTGTGAACATAATTGTTCCGAGATTTAATTTCTGTGAGCAACCTCTGACTTTAAAACACTAAACTTAACTTTCGGAGTATTTTACGTATTAAAAATTACATATTTCTTTCTTCATCCGCTTTAGCAGAGAAAATCAGTAAGAATTTGTCAAAAAGAGAGAAGGGTTCAGTATTCTGCCATGAAATTTAGAGACACAAAGTTTTCCTATCCTTAATCCTGCCTCTATCTCATCTTGCCTCTATGCATCTGCACCATTTTTCAGTATTCTCCATAGGTGCGCCAAATTGATAGGTGCGCCAAATTGCTGGGAGCAACGGACATGCTGAATTTGACTGGGAAGAATGCTTTGGTCACGGGGATTGCCAATAACCGCTCGATCGCCTGGGGAATTGCGCAACAGCTTCATGCGGCAGGGGCAAATATTGGGGTGACCTATTTACCCGACGAGAAGGGACGGTTTGAAGGGAAAGTCGGAGAACTGGTAGAGCCGTTGAATCCCTCGTTATTTGTGCCGTGCAATGTTCAAAACGAGGCTCAGGTACAAGCAACTTTCGACACGGTGAAAGAGAAGTGGGGCAAGCTCGATATCCTCATTCACTGTCTGGCGTTTGCTAGTAAAGATGCGCTCGTGGGAGATTTCAGCAATGTCTCGCGGGAGGCTTTTACTCAAGCACTCGATATCAGCGCCTACTCCTTGGTAAGCCTCAGCCATGCCGCTAAGCCCTTGATGACGGCAGGGGGAAGCATCGTAACTATGACCTATGTGGGCGGTGTGAAGGTCATTCCTAACTACAACACTATGGGAATTGCCAAGGCGGCGCTAGAGATGAATGTGCGTTACCTGGCGGCTGAAATGGGGGGTCACAATATTCGAGTTAATGGCATTTCGGCAGGACCGATTCGCACCCTGGCATCTTCGGCGGTGGGTGGAATTTTAGATATGATTCACCATGTGGAGAAGGTGGCTCCGCTGCGGCGGACGGTGACGCAGAAGGAAGTGGGCAATACGGCAGCATTTTTATGTAGCGATTTAGCCAGCGGCATTACGGGACAAATTGTATACGTAGATGCTGGTTACGAAATTATGGGAATGTAGGTTAACCATGCAGCTTACTCC
Above is a window of Timaviella obliquedivisa GSE-PSE-MK23-08B DNA encoding:
- the fabI gene encoding enoyl-ACP reductase FabI produces the protein MLNLTGKNALVTGIANNRSIAWGIAQQLHAAGANIGVTYLPDEKGRFEGKVGELVEPLNPSLFVPCNVQNEAQVQATFDTVKEKWGKLDILIHCLAFASKDALVGDFSNVSREAFTQALDISAYSLVSLSHAAKPLMTAGGSIVTMTYVGGVKVIPNYNTMGIAKAALEMNVRYLAAEMGGHNIRVNGISAGPIRTLASSAVGGILDMIHHVEKVAPLRRTVTQKEVGNTAAFLCSDLASGITGQIVYVDAGYEIMGM